A stretch of Sulfurimonas autotrophica DSM 16294 DNA encodes these proteins:
- the ftsH gene encoding ATP-dependent zinc metalloprotease FtsH produces MADNENNKNNNNFFNQNPLITFAIFSVVVILLFKVMVGEGVGNNNSVMGTSTTRIKPVDYSELKELVKSKSVKKVEIGQSYIRAISTDGSKIYTTRVVKGDSELIKLLDEEKIDYTGFSETNWFTEMFGWLFPFLIIIAIWMFFAGRMQKSMGGGLLGMGNSKKLINSEKPDTKFDDVAGVEEAKEEVKEIVDFLKYPGRYVEIGAKIPKGVLLVGSPGTGKTLLAKAVAGEAEVPFFSVSGSSFIEMFVGVGAARVRDLFEQAKKDAPSIIFIDEIDAIGKSRAAGGPMGGNDEREQTLNQLLAEMDGFGTDTPVIILAATNRPEILDPALLRPGRFDRQVLVDKPDFEGRVKILKVHVKNVKIDKDVDLKEIARLTAGLAGADLANIVNEAALLAGRKSQKTVKQQDMYEAVERALAGLAKKSRRINPKEKKIVAYHESGHALLAETTDGAKKVSKVSIVPRGLAALGYTLNKPEEDKYMMQMHELWAEVDTLLGGRAAEQVFIGEISTGAGNDLERATDIIKSMVQTYGMSEIAGLMVLEKSRQSFLSGGGQQATREYSERMAEEMDEYIKKSLDEHYQAVLNRLEEYRGAIEEMVALLYKKENITGDEVRKIIVNFEKENGIESKVVENSESIEEELKADATMTDHDDTNGKSDEK; encoded by the coding sequence ATGGCAGATAACGAAAACAATAAAAACAATAACAACTTTTTTAACCAAAATCCGCTGATAACATTTGCAATATTTTCAGTTGTAGTGATTTTGTTGTTTAAAGTAATGGTTGGCGAAGGTGTCGGTAATAATAATTCTGTAATGGGAACATCTACAACAAGAATTAAGCCGGTTGATTATTCAGAACTTAAAGAGCTTGTAAAGTCTAAAAGTGTAAAAAAAGTTGAAATAGGACAAAGTTATATTAGAGCTATTTCAACAGACGGTTCAAAAATTTATACAACAAGAGTGGTAAAAGGTGACAGTGAACTGATAAAGCTTTTAGATGAAGAAAAAATCGACTATACAGGATTTAGTGAAACAAACTGGTTTACAGAAATGTTTGGCTGGCTGTTTCCATTTTTGATAATTATTGCTATCTGGATGTTTTTTGCCGGTCGTATGCAAAAAAGTATGGGTGGAGGGCTGCTTGGAATGGGAAATTCCAAAAAGTTAATAAACTCAGAAAAACCGGATACAAAATTTGACGATGTAGCAGGTGTTGAAGAGGCAAAAGAAGAAGTGAAGGAGATTGTAGACTTTTTGAAATATCCTGGACGATATGTAGAAATCGGTGCAAAAATTCCTAAAGGTGTACTTCTTGTGGGAAGCCCCGGTACCGGTAAAACATTACTTGCCAAAGCTGTTGCAGGTGAAGCAGAAGTTCCGTTTTTCTCAGTAAGCGGTTCTAGTTTTATTGAAATGTTTGTGGGTGTGGGTGCAGCTCGTGTAAGAGATCTGTTTGAGCAGGCTAAAAAAGATGCGCCGAGTATTATATTTATAGATGAGATTGATGCTATCGGTAAAAGCCGTGCAGCCGGTGGTCCAATGGGCGGAAATGATGAAAGAGAACAAACACTTAATCAACTTTTAGCAGAGATGGACGGTTTTGGAACAGATACACCTGTTATAATTTTAGCAGCGACTAATAGACCTGAAATACTTGATCCGGCACTGTTGCGTCCAGGTCGTTTTGACAGACAGGTTCTTGTCGATAAACCAGATTTTGAAGGTCGTGTAAAAATTTTAAAAGTACATGTAAAAAATGTAAAAATAGACAAAGATGTGGATCTTAAAGAGATTGCACGCTTAACGGCAGGACTAGCAGGTGCAGATTTAGCGAACATAGTTAATGAAGCGGCGCTGCTTGCAGGTAGAAAAAGTCAAAAAACTGTCAAACAGCAAGATATGTATGAAGCAGTTGAACGTGCACTTGCAGGTCTTGCTAAAAAATCTCGACGTATTAATCCGAAAGAGAAAAAAATTGTTGCATACCATGAAAGTGGGCATGCACTTTTGGCTGAAACAACAGATGGTGCGAAAAAAGTTTCTAAAGTTTCTATAGTACCCCGTGGTTTGGCTGCACTTGGCTACACGCTTAATAAGCCAGAAGAAGACAAGTATATGATGCAGATGCATGAGTTATGGGCAGAAGTAGATACTCTGCTTGGCGGCCGTGCGGCTGAACAAGTCTTCATTGGTGAAATCTCAACAGGTGCCGGAAATGATTTGGAACGTGCTACTGACATTATAAAATCAATGGTCCAGACCTATGGTATGAGTGAAATCGCAGGACTAATGGTTCTTGAGAAATCACGCCAGTCCTTTTTAAGCGGAGGTGGACAACAGGCAACACGCGAATACAGCGAAAGAATGGCCGAAGAGATGGATGAATACATCAAAAAATCATTAGATGAGCATTATCAGGCCGTTTTAAATCGTTTAGAAGAGTATCGTGGAGCTATCGAAGAGATGGTTGCCCTGCTGTATAAAAAAGAAAATATTACCGGTGATGAGGTTAGAAAAATCATTGTGAATTTTGAAAAAGAAAATGGTATTGAATCTAAGGTTGTAGAAAACAGCGAGAGCATTGAAGAAGAGTTAAAAGCAGATGCAACAATGACAGATCATGATGATACTAACGGAAAAAGTGATGAAAAATAA